The following coding sequences lie in one Populus nigra chromosome 15, ddPopNigr1.1, whole genome shotgun sequence genomic window:
- the LOC133674570 gene encoding putative leucine-rich repeat receptor-like serine/threonine-protein kinase At2g24130, whose amino-acid sequence MGSCKFSMFSFLCLIIILFVVSGEEISPQLVKERISLLSFRSDVVLDPEGALESWNSSGIHVCNWTGVKCNNASDHVVQLDLSGLSLRGRISPVLANLSSLLVLDLSRNFFEGHIPAELGDLLQLRQLSLSWNLLGGNIPEELGFLHQLVYLDLGNNRLAGDIPAPLFSNGSSSLQYMDLSNNSLTGKIPLNNECKLGALRFLLLWSNRLVGQVPRALSNSTNLEWLDLESNMLSGELPSEIVRQMPKLQFLYLSYNDFVSHDGNTNLEPFFASLVNSSNLQELELAGNNLFGEIPPIIGDLSTKCVQIHLDENILYGSIPSHISNLVNLTLLNLSSNLLNGTIPPELCRMGKLERVYLSNNSLSGEIPAALANISHLGLLDLSKNKLTGSIPDSFAYLSQLRRLFLYENQLSGTIPPSLGQCVNLEILDLSSNDISGTIPSEVAGLRSLKLYLNLSRNHLHGPLPLELSKMDMVLAIDLSSNNLSGTVPPQLGSCIALEYLNLSGNVLEGLLPATIGQLPYLKELDVSSNQLSGNIPQSIEASPTLKYLNFSFNKFSGNISNKGAFSSLTIDSFLGNDGLCGQIKGMPNCRRRNAHLSFILPVLLSLFATPLLCMFAYPLVLRSRFRRKMVIFNGGDLGDEDKETKDLKHPRISYRQLIEATGGFSASSLIGSGRFGHVYKGVLQDNTRIAVKVLDSKEDGEISGSFKRECQVLKRAKHRNLIKIITTCSKPDFKALVLPLMSNGSLEGHLYPSHGLNTGLDLIQLVSICNDVAEGVAYLHHYSPVRVVHCDLKPSNILLDEDMTALVTDFGIARLIKGADDSNSTDDSMFLSSSDGLLCGSVGYIAPEYGMGKRASTQGDVYSFGVLLLEIITGRRPTDVLFHEGSSLHEWVKSHYPHKLKPIVDQAVLRCAPSVMPVSYNKIWSDVILELIELGLVCTQNNPSTRPSMLDVANEMGSLKQYLSNPPSLVIE is encoded by the exons ATGGGTTCTTGTAAATTCTCTATGTTTAGTTTCCTTTGTTTGATCATCATTTTGTTCGTGGTTTCTGGGGAAGAGATAAGTCCCCAGCTTGTTAAGGAGAGGATCTCATTGCTTTCTTTCAGGTCTGATGTAGTATTAGACCCTGAAGGTGCGCTTGAGAGCTGGAACTCTTCAGGTATTCATGTTTGCAACTGGACAGGAGTCAAGTGCAACAATGCTAGTGATCATGTTGTCCAGCTTGACCTAAGTGGCCTGTCACTTCGTGGCAGGATTTCTCCGGTTCTTGCGAATCTTTCTTCTTTGTTGGTTCTTGATTTGTCAAGGAACTTCTTTGAAGGCCATATTCCAGCAGAGTTGGGTGATCTTCTCCAGTTAAGACAGCTCAGTTTATCATGGAATCTTCTCGGTGGAAACATTCCCGAGGAGTTGGGATTTCTTCATCAATTAGTATATCTTGATTTGGGAAATAACAGGCTTGCTGGTGATATTCCTGCACCACTTTTCAGCAATGGTTCTTCTTCTTTGCAGTACATGGACCTTTCTAACAATTCTTTAACTGGAAAAATTCCTTTGAATAATGAATGTAAGCTTGGTGCTTTAAGGTTTCTTTTGCTTTGGTCTAATAGACTAGTTGGCCAGGTCCCTCGAGCACTTTCTAACTCCACCAATCTTGAATGGCTCGATTTGGAGTCAAATATGCTGAGTGGGGAGTTGCCTTCAGAGATTGTACGCCAAATGCCAAAGTTACAGTTCCTCTATTTGTCTTACAATGACTTTGTTAGCCATGATGGTAACACAAATCTTGAAcctttttttgcttctttagtTAATTCATCTAACCTTCAGGAGCTTGAATTAGCAGGAAATAACCTTTTTGGAGAGATACCTCCTATTATTGGTGATCTTTCTACCAAATGTGTACAGATTCATCTAGATGAGAATATTCTTTATGGCTCCATACCCTCTCACATTTCAAATCTTGTCAACCTCACCCTCTTAAACTTGTCCAGCAACCTTCTGAATGGTACCATCCCACCAGAATTATGTCGTATGGGAAAACTAGAGAGGGTTTATTTATCAAACAATTCACTCTCTGGTGAAATTCCAGCAGCTCTTGCTAACATTTCCCATTTAGGCCTTCTTGACTTGtcaaaaaacaaacttacagGCTCCATCCCAGACAGTTTTGCCTACCTTTCACAGCTTCGGAGACTCTTTCTCTATGAAAATCAACTGTCAGGAACCATACCACCAAGCTTGGGACAATGTGTCAACTTGGAGATCCTAGACCTTTCTAGCAATGACATTTCTGGGACAATTCCTAGTGAAGTTGCAGGATTGAGGAGCTTGAAGTTGTATTTGAATTTGTCAAGAAATCATTTACATGGGCCTTTACCACTTGAGCTGAGTAAAATGGACATGGTGCTAGCAATCGATCTATCTTCCAACAATCTCTCTGGCACAGTCCCGCCTCAACTTGGAAGCTGCATTGCACTGGAGTACCTTAACCTTTCAGGTAATGTCTTAGAAGGCCTTCTTCCTGCTACAATAGGGCAGTTGCCTTATCTTAAAGAACTCGACGTATCTTCAAACCAATTGAGTGGCAATATACCACAATCTATTGAGGCATCGCCGACTCTCAAGTATCTCAACTTCTCTTTCAACAAGTTCTCTGGGAACATATCAAACAAGGGAGCATTTTCTTCCCTGACAATAGACTCCTTCCTTGGCAATGATGGCCTTTGCGGACAAATAAAGGGCATGCCCAACTGCCGGAGGAGAAATGCTcatctttcatttattttacctGTCCTACTGTCACTGTTTGCTACTCCCTTATTATGCATGTTCGCATACCCCCTCGTACTCAGGTCAAGGTTCAGAAGGAAAATGGTGATATTCAATGGAGGGGACTTGGGAGATGAggacaaagaaacaaaagaccTCAAACATCCAAGAATCTCATATCGACAGCTTATTGAAGCTACAGGGGGTTTTAGCGCTTCAAGCCTAATAGGTTCAGGCCGGTTTGGCCATGTCTACAAGGGCGTTCTTCAAGACAATACAAGGATAGCTGTTAAGGTATTGGATTCAAAGGAAGATGGAGAAATTTCAGGAAGTTTCAAAAGAGAATGCCAAGTACTAAAGAGGGCCAAACACAGAAATTTGATCAAGATCATCACAACATGCAGCAAGCCAGACTTTAAGGCTCTTGTCCTTCCTCTCATGTCAAATGGGAGCCTGGAAGGGCATTTATACCCAAGCCATGGACTAAATACAGGGCTGGATTTGATTCAGTTGGTTAGCATATGTAATGATGTGGCTGAAGGAGTGGCCTATTTGCACCACTATTCTCCTGTTAGGGTAGTGCACTGTGATCTCAAGCCAAGCAATATTCTTCTGGATGAAGACATGACAGCTTTGGTAACTGACTTTGGAATCGCAAGATTGATTAAAGGTGCTGATGATAGTAATTCAACAGATGATTCAATGTTCCTTAGCTCATCTGATGGATTGTTGTGTGGATCTGTCGGCTACATTGCCCCTG AATATGGAATGGGAAAGCGTGCTTCAACGCAAGGAGATGTTTACAGTTTTGGAGTCCTCCTGCTAGAAATTATAACAGGAAGGCGCCCCACAGATGTTCTATTTCATGAAGGTTCAAGCTTGCATGAATGGGTTAAGAGTCACTATCCCCACAAGCTCAAGCCCATAGTTGATCAAGCAGTGCTTAGGTGTGCTCCATCTGTCATGCCGGTATCCTATAACAAAATATGGAGTGATGTGATCTTGGAATTGATTGAGCTTGGTCTTGTTTGCACACAAAATAACCCTTCAACAAGACCAAGCATGCTAGATGTAGCCAATGAAATGGGTAGCCTAAAGCAGTATCTCTCTAACCCTCCCTCCCTGGTGATTGAATAA